One window from the genome of Elusimicrobiota bacterium encodes:
- a CDS encoding efflux RND transporter permease subunit, whose protein sequence is MTLSDLSIKNPVFAWMIMIGLIVFGLIGFNRMGVSQLPDVDFPVLTVNVTWEGAAPEVVETEVTDALEDAVMSVQGIKEVSSVSRQGSAVVTIEFDLNKDIDVALQEVQSKIAQAQRTLPKEIDPPVISKSNPEDQPIMWLAFSGDRDMRFIMQYTRDFLKDRFTTVSGVGEVFLGGYVEPNLRVWLDAEKMAQYEVTVQDVAAAIEAQHAEVPAGRIETGSQELNVRVMGEATTVKEFGRLIIPTRSGAPIYRTLRISDVATVDDGLADIRRISRSNGQPAVGLGIRKQRGANAVAVSRAVRARMEEIQKDLPDGLRLVVNFDKTRFVSDSIHEMAQTLVLAALFTSLVCWVFLGSFSSALNVVLAIPTSIIGAFLILYFCGFTLNTFTLLGLSLCIGIVVDDAIMVLENIVRHREEGLSRVKAAIVGAREITFAAMASALAILAIFLPVVFMKGIIGKFFFQFGVTLSVAVSLSLLEALTLAPMRCSQFLRVGHTTAMGRLVDRLMAVLARGYRRSLEKCLSWRWTVVGIALAIFVGGFGLLKGVKKEFVPAQDQSVFLVRLKTELGSSIEFTDAAVKKCEAFMSARPEVNRVYAAVGGFGGGEVNSAIMFISMKDPGDRPVADPFVRPPSQQEFIAHIRKELNKVPGIERAGVQDLSLSGFSSQRGYPVEFTVRGPNWEKLAEVAHTLMAKMTDSGLMVDIDTDYQLGMPEVRVAPDREKASARGVTVTSIGTTINAMIGGVRAGKYTQGGKRYDIRLRLATKDRRQTNDIERIFVRNNRGETVRLSDVVGLKEKPSLLTITRRNRERAVGVFANIAPGKSQGEALAFLETAAREATPEGYRVVLSGSAETFKDSFQSLLFALVLGIFVAYMVLGAQFNSFVHPWTVLMALPFSITGAFIALRLTGISLNIYSMIGLLLLMGIVKKNSILLVDFTNERRKKGFNVRQSLLEACPTRLRPILMTSVSTIAGAIPAAVSVGAGAESIRPMAVVVIGGMVLSTLLTLFVVPAVYSLLSNLESHRHDKDLQEALRELGEISSLQEKAVAFSREFPLPPGGREVGEGGPL, encoded by the coding sequence ATGACACTCTCTGACCTTTCCATTAAAAATCCCGTTTTTGCCTGGATGATCATGATCGGGTTGATCGTGTTTGGCCTGATTGGGTTCAACCGCATGGGGGTCAGCCAACTCCCGGACGTGGATTTCCCTGTTCTCACGGTGAATGTCACTTGGGAAGGCGCCGCCCCCGAGGTGGTGGAAACGGAGGTCACCGACGCCCTGGAAGACGCGGTGATGAGCGTCCAAGGGATTAAGGAGGTGTCCTCGGTCTCCCGTCAAGGGAGCGCCGTGGTTACGATTGAATTTGATTTAAACAAAGACATTGATGTGGCGCTCCAGGAAGTCCAAAGCAAGATCGCCCAGGCGCAGCGCACCTTGCCAAAGGAAATCGATCCCCCGGTCATCAGCAAATCCAACCCCGAAGACCAGCCCATCATGTGGCTCGCGTTTTCGGGGGACCGGGATATGCGTTTTATCATGCAATACACCCGAGACTTTTTGAAAGACCGTTTTACCACGGTGTCGGGCGTGGGGGAGGTGTTCCTCGGGGGCTATGTGGAGCCCAACCTGCGGGTGTGGCTCGATGCGGAAAAAATGGCCCAATACGAAGTGACGGTTCAAGATGTGGCCGCCGCGATCGAGGCCCAACACGCCGAAGTCCCCGCTGGGCGGATTGAGACGGGGTCCCAGGAGTTGAACGTGCGGGTGATGGGCGAGGCCACCACTGTTAAGGAGTTTGGTCGTTTGATCATCCCCACCCGAAGCGGTGCCCCCATTTATCGGACACTTCGGATTTCGGACGTGGCCACGGTGGACGACGGGTTAGCGGATATTCGGCGTATTTCCCGATCGAACGGCCAACCCGCCGTGGGTTTGGGAATTCGCAAACAGAGGGGCGCGAACGCGGTGGCGGTTTCCCGGGCGGTCCGAGCCCGCATGGAAGAGATTCAAAAGGACCTTCCCGATGGGCTTCGACTGGTGGTTAATTTCGACAAAACCCGTTTTGTTTCCGATTCCATTCATGAAATGGCTCAAACTCTCGTCCTGGCGGCCCTGTTCACCTCCTTGGTTTGTTGGGTATTTTTAGGCTCTTTCAGTTCGGCGCTCAATGTGGTTCTGGCTATTCCCACGTCGATAATTGGGGCCTTTCTGATCCTGTATTTTTGTGGGTTTACCCTCAACACGTTCACGTTACTGGGGCTTTCGCTCTGCATCGGGATTGTGGTGGACGACGCCATCATGGTCCTCGAAAACATCGTGCGCCATCGGGAAGAAGGGCTTTCTCGCGTGAAGGCGGCGATCGTGGGGGCCCGTGAGATCACCTTTGCCGCCATGGCTTCGGCCCTGGCGATCTTGGCCATCTTCCTGCCTGTGGTGTTTATGAAGGGCATCATTGGAAAGTTTTTCTTTCAGTTCGGTGTCACCCTGTCGGTGGCGGTCTCCCTGTCTTTGCTGGAAGCCTTGACCTTAGCCCCCATGCGGTGTTCCCAATTCTTGCGTGTGGGACACACCACAGCCATGGGTCGCCTGGTGGATCGGCTGATGGCGGTGTTGGCCCGGGGGTACCGACGTTCTTTAGAAAAATGTTTAAGCTGGCGTTGGACGGTGGTGGGGATCGCGTTGGCTATTTTTGTGGGAGGGTTTGGGTTGTTAAAGGGTGTCAAAAAAGAGTTCGTGCCCGCCCAGGACCAGAGTGTTTTTCTCGTTCGCCTTAAGACGGAGCTGGGGTCTTCCATTGAGTTCACCGATGCGGCGGTCAAGAAATGTGAGGCTTTTATGTCCGCTCGACCGGAGGTCAATCGGGTGTACGCGGCGGTGGGTGGGTTTGGCGGTGGGGAAGTCAATTCCGCCATCATGTTTATTTCCATGAAGGATCCCGGAGACCGTCCGGTGGCTGATCCGTTTGTCCGTCCCCCCAGCCAACAGGAATTTATTGCCCATATTCGCAAAGAGTTGAATAAAGTCCCCGGCATCGAACGGGCTGGGGTGCAGGACCTCTCCCTTTCGGGATTTTCTTCCCAGCGGGGATATCCCGTGGAATTTACCGTTCGGGGACCGAATTGGGAAAAATTGGCGGAAGTGGCCCACACCCTGATGGCCAAAATGACGGACTCTGGGCTCATGGTGGATATCGATACGGATTACCAGTTGGGTATGCCCGAAGTGCGGGTGGCGCCAGATCGGGAAAAGGCTTCCGCGCGGGGGGTGACCGTGACCTCTATCGGAACCACGATCAACGCCATGATTGGCGGGGTTCGGGCGGGGAAATACACCCAGGGGGGGAAACGTTACGATATTCGGCTTCGCCTGGCCACTAAAGACCGTCGACAAACCAACGATATCGAGAGGATTTTTGTTCGCAACAATCGGGGGGAAACGGTACGGCTTTCGGACGTGGTGGGATTAAAAGAAAAGCCTTCTCTCCTGACGATCACCCGACGGAACCGTGAACGAGCGGTGGGGGTGTTCGCCAACATCGCTCCGGGCAAATCCCAGGGCGAAGCGCTGGCTTTTCTTGAAACCGCCGCCCGTGAGGCCACCCCAGAGGGGTATCGGGTGGTGTTGTCGGGGAGTGCGGAAACTTTTAAGGATTCTTTCCAAAGTCTTTTGTTTGCCCTGGTGCTAGGAATCTTTGTGGCCTACATGGTCCTGGGAGCCCAGTTCAATAGTTTTGTTCATCCCTGGACCGTTCTGATGGCCTTACCCTTCAGTATCACGGGGGCTTTTATTGCCCTTCGCCTCACAGGGATTTCGCTTAATATTTACAGCATGATCGGGCTGCTCCTTCTTATGGGAATTGTAAAGAAGAACTCGATTCTTCTGGTGGACTTTACCAATGAACGACGAAAAAAAGGGTTCAACGTCCGCCAATCTCTCTTGGAGGCCTGCCCCACTCGACTTCGTCCGATCCTCATGACGTCGGTGTCGACCATCGCGGGCGCCATCCCCGCCGCGGTCTCCGTGGGCGCGGGGGCCGAATCGATCCGTCCCATGGCGGTGGTCGTGATCGGCGGGATGGTCCTCTCCACGCTTCTCACCTTGTTTGTGGTCCCCGCGGTGTACAGTCTTTTGTCCAACCTCGAAAGCCACCGCCACGACAAAGATCTGCAGGAAGCCCTCCGTGAATTGGGCGAGATCTCATCTCTTCAAGAAAAAGCCGTTGCTTTTTCAAGGGAGTTCCCTCTCCCGCCAGGCGGGAGAGAGGTGGGAGAGGGTGGGCCACTGTGA
- a CDS encoding AAA family ATPase — protein MNNWLWIVIIASIVVLIIATIYGLSKLESFYRTMTLANIPLQLMFACVSALIFVFLYSTVLMGRMGKLGKKNRIRLEDVKINFKDVIGLENSKKEAMEVVQLLKDRAKLKAIGGNIIKGLLMVGPPGTGKTLLAKAIATESGVPFLSISGSEFVEVFVGVGASRVRQLFKQARQLAYAHGACIIFIDELDVIGRGRHFNSFGGGEETNSTQNQLLVEMDGLGEKAQNVVVIGATNAEEGVLDKALLRPGRFDRKIYIDLPNLNERVDLFRYYLKKIQHDAFMDIGRLGRRCVGKSPADIMNITKEAGLIATRNKRTKVEYKDITEALERIDLGIAHPLSMSAKEREMTAYHESGHLLALYTLHPTDDVFKASIIHRGGALGVVYHSPREEQHTANRDRMLADIKVSLGGYMGEKIKYGVTSNGVSSDFAHAMSLAHNMVWRLGMGRNGFVGDYTRIPESQLSESFKEKLNTETYEILNGCAKEVEEFLRAEWAVVDRFAQELLKRNELEFDDIHAIFAEFGKARDQVPIETVMADSPPPPSNSPSA, from the coding sequence ATGAACAATTGGCTGTGGATCGTCATCATTGCCTCCATTGTGGTTCTCATCATTGCCACCATTTACGGTCTTTCCAAATTGGAAAGTTTTTATCGGACGATGACTTTAGCCAACATCCCCCTCCAGCTCATGTTTGCTTGCGTGAGCGCCCTGATTTTCGTTTTCCTTTATTCGACTGTTCTTATGGGCCGGATGGGGAAACTGGGCAAAAAAAATCGAATCCGTCTGGAAGATGTGAAAATCAATTTCAAAGACGTCATTGGGCTGGAGAACTCAAAAAAAGAAGCGATGGAAGTCGTGCAACTTCTGAAAGATCGGGCGAAGCTGAAGGCGATTGGGGGGAACATCATCAAGGGGTTGTTGATGGTGGGCCCGCCTGGAACAGGAAAAACCCTTTTGGCCAAGGCCATTGCGACCGAGTCCGGTGTTCCTTTTCTTTCGATTTCGGGTTCTGAATTTGTTGAAGTCTTTGTGGGGGTAGGCGCCAGCCGCGTTCGACAACTTTTTAAACAGGCCCGTCAGTTGGCCTACGCCCATGGGGCGTGCATCATTTTTATTGACGAGTTGGACGTGATTGGCCGCGGCCGTCACTTTAATTCTTTCGGGGGCGGGGAAGAGACCAACAGTACCCAAAACCAACTGTTGGTGGAAATGGATGGGTTAGGCGAAAAGGCTCAAAACGTGGTGGTGATCGGCGCCACAAACGCGGAGGAAGGGGTGTTGGACAAGGCGCTCCTGCGTCCGGGACGGTTTGATCGCAAAATTTATATTGACCTGCCCAACCTCAATGAACGGGTCGACCTGTTCCGTTACTACCTCAAGAAAATTCAACACGACGCCTTTATGGACATCGGTCGGCTCGGCCGCCGGTGCGTGGGGAAATCTCCCGCCGATATCATGAACATCACCAAAGAAGCGGGCCTGATCGCGACCCGAAATAAAAGGACAAAAGTCGAGTACAAAGACATTACCGAAGCTCTTGAACGGATCGACCTGGGGATTGCCCATCCCCTCTCCATGTCGGCTAAAGAGCGGGAAATGACCGCCTATCACGAATCCGGCCATCTCCTGGCCCTCTACACCCTTCACCCCACGGACGATGTGTTTAAGGCGTCCATCATTCACCGCGGAGGGGCTTTGGGGGTTGTCTATCATAGCCCTCGGGAGGAACAACACACCGCGAACCGGGATCGGATGCTGGCGGACATCAAGGTCTCTTTGGGGGGCTACATGGGGGAAAAAATTAAGTATGGCGTGACCTCGAATGGGGTTTCTTCTGATTTCGCCCACGCCATGAGCCTCGCTCACAACATGGTGTGGCGGCTGGGGATGGGGCGAAACGGTTTCGTGGGGGATTACACCCGGATTCCGGAATCCCAACTTTCGGAATCGTTTAAAGAGAAGCTGAACACGGAAACCTACGAAATATTGAACGGTTGCGCGAAGGAAGTGGAAGAATTTTTACGGGCGGAATGGGCGGTGGTGGATCGTTTCGCCCAAGAACTGCTCAAACGAAACGAGTTGGAGTTCGATGACATTCATGCCATTTTTGCCGAATTTGGAAAAGCGCGCGACCAGGTTCCCATTGAAACGGTCATGGCGGACTCTCCGCCTCCTCCTTCTAACTCTCCCAGCGCTTAG
- a CDS encoding prepilin-type N-terminal cleavage/methylation domain-containing protein, which produces MMPPPHRHTRSGLTLVEALIALVVISIVFLGVMKMFQTVVTSPHEVYNRTLLSVHAQNLLTTIRLARWDEQGPAGTVALSSDLGPDALETGPADFDDIDDWNGYSDSVGLYTRNVSVIFVNPQEVAGVIKLVPAVAGLKTDHKQVRVTVTRGETTKTLSSLFSNG; this is translated from the coding sequence ATGATGCCCCCCCCCCATCGTCACACACGTTCGGGATTGACCTTGGTTGAGGCCCTTATTGCATTGGTCGTGATTTCCATAGTTTTTCTGGGCGTTATGAAAATGTTCCAAACCGTGGTGACGTCCCCCCATGAAGTTTACAATCGGACATTGCTGTCGGTCCATGCCCAAAACCTGCTAACGACCATCCGGTTGGCGCGCTGGGACGAGCAAGGGCCAGCGGGGACCGTTGCGCTCTCTTCTGATTTAGGACCAGACGCTTTGGAAACTGGCCCCGCGGATTTCGATGACATTGATGATTGGAACGGATACAGCGACTCGGTGGGCCTCTACACCCGCAACGTTTCCGTAATCTTCGTGAATCCACAAGAGGTTGCGGGGGTTATTAAACTCGTTCCCGCAGTGGCAGGATTAAAAACCGACCACAAACAGGTGCGGGTTACAGTCACCCGCGGGGAAACAACGAAAACCTTGAGCTCTCTTTTCTCCAATGGATAG
- a CDS encoding VCBS repeat-containing protein, which produces MKKTTLRGLVTGALLMGLRFPALGADGPDSLFIPRTLTGVGGSHKFTSANFSYFSNIMRIAAQDMDGDGDQDIVLLSGRRYPYTYASGPSTDMVYTYTTTPQPDRDLGRLATGDYLFGFDGLTATPYRSPNRVAGAIGDPSGRTYAGTNLAWLENDGFGHFALHLIPSNFEMGTDVKVGKLNNDDRFDIAVWAGPETKLLWYQNTLVGGVVTFLEHTVVNGNYWGGGLNGGNGNLISGDIGDIDGDGHNDLITGVIRTGSGCGDANCFDHSSLHYHRGGVDGPEPANGYFNTTVGAGGDEPQAENTSNTRGVWVGDFLRVGPVEPNQIIAVDFDNDDTLDIVSPLNEHDYLENRGAITGGPNAGYLRFRKKHIGSTTSTFWRRLAVGDLNNDTRLDVVAANQNLDDGTNRIRAFITTNNNRTNFDEFVFPSGETILGARNPAVGTDPAYLDYLDKFPADVALGDLNNDGFLDVVIGSRSNKFSAPLEARGMDSMVMVYVARHVDRNSDGRISASEMAWDEVPLVEPFVTENRECATNMSLAIADFDGDGDLDIVRSSRVAPLIFFENVWNTQRRVRVETEVRTRSFNKKSTDYLIVDPPSAGNPTPIGRSSGKAEGSP; this is translated from the coding sequence ATGAAAAAAACAACTTTACGGGGACTGGTGACAGGAGCCCTTTTAATGGGCCTTCGATTTCCGGCTCTTGGGGCCGATGGACCGGACTCCTTATTCATTCCAAGAACACTCACCGGGGTCGGGGGGTCCCATAAATTCACTTCAGCAAACTTTTCTTATTTCTCTAACATTATGAGGATTGCGGCCCAAGATATGGACGGAGACGGGGACCAAGATATTGTTCTCCTTTCCGGAAGGCGTTACCCCTATACATACGCCAGTGGGCCCTCAACGGACATGGTCTATACCTACACAACCACTCCCCAGCCGGATCGCGACTTAGGGAGGCTCGCAACCGGCGACTATTTGTTTGGTTTTGATGGATTGACAGCAACACCCTATCGGTCACCCAACAGAGTGGCGGGGGCGATAGGCGATCCCAGCGGCCGCACCTACGCGGGGACGAACTTGGCCTGGTTGGAAAATGACGGGTTTGGGCATTTTGCCCTCCATCTCATTCCTTCAAATTTCGAAATGGGGACCGACGTTAAAGTAGGAAAATTAAACAACGATGACCGCTTCGACATCGCCGTCTGGGCCGGTCCGGAAACGAAATTGCTTTGGTATCAAAATACGTTGGTAGGTGGAGTTGTCACGTTCCTGGAACACACCGTTGTTAACGGGAATTATTGGGGAGGAGGGCTTAACGGGGGCAACGGGAATTTGATTTCAGGGGATATTGGAGATATCGATGGTGATGGCCATAACGATTTGATAACGGGAGTTATACGAACAGGTTCGGGTTGTGGAGACGCGAACTGCTTCGACCATTCTTCCCTCCATTACCATCGGGGAGGAGTCGACGGCCCAGAGCCCGCTAACGGTTACTTCAATACAACAGTGGGGGCAGGTGGAGATGAGCCTCAAGCGGAAAACACATCCAACACCAGGGGTGTTTGGGTGGGAGACTTCCTACGTGTGGGCCCCGTGGAACCCAACCAAATCATTGCTGTTGATTTTGATAATGATGACACACTGGATATCGTCTCCCCACTCAACGAACACGATTACTTAGAAAATCGGGGAGCCATAACGGGAGGCCCTAATGCAGGATATCTCCGCTTCAGAAAAAAACACATTGGAAGCACCACCTCTACTTTTTGGCGCCGCTTAGCCGTGGGTGATTTAAACAACGACACGAGGCTTGATGTGGTGGCGGCAAACCAGAATCTCGATGATGGCACGAACCGAATTCGAGCTTTTATTACCACCAATAATAATCGAACCAATTTCGACGAATTCGTTTTCCCCAGCGGGGAAACAATCCTAGGAGCAAGGAATCCGGCGGTGGGGACCGATCCCGCGTATTTGGATTATTTGGACAAGTTCCCAGCGGATGTGGCTCTTGGCGATTTAAATAATGATGGTTTTTTGGACGTCGTTATCGGGAGCCGGTCCAATAAGTTCAGTGCTCCCCTTGAAGCCCGGGGAATGGATTCGATGGTAATGGTTTACGTGGCCCGCCATGTGGACAGGAACAGCGATGGAAGAATCTCAGCCAGTGAAATGGCTTGGGATGAAGTGCCTTTGGTGGAACCCTTTGTAACAGAAAATAGGGAGTGCGCCACCAACATGTCCTTGGCGATTGCGGATTTTGATGGGGACGGGGATTTGGATATTGTACGGTCCAGCCGAGTGGCTCCCCTGATCTTCTTTGAAAATGTTTGGAACACACAACGCCGCGTGCGTGTCGAAACAGAGGTTCGAACACGATCCTTCAATAAAAAAAGCACCGACTATTTAATCGTCGACCCCCCGTCCGCAGGAAATCCAACCCCGATTGGAAGATCCTCTGGAAAAGCGGAGGGATCTCCGTGA
- a CDS encoding type II secretion system protein, producing MRAPRSKKSGVTLVEMMVVGSILMVVVVGLSLLIKQSAQGLSSTDKMMGIQRDLLRAQDRVLRDFNSSGRGSFMNLLPNAGFETFVFVPPTQLPSPAPSRWIAPLDVIDPLASQNTVSSRIIANRARSGSGALLITSFGAEHHVDSPVFTGLEEGQVYLVSGWVYKVQAVGGFEREGGIQVLGDAVSMPSTIRVSSRTASRTWAQLSSTFTAVAGRNYVIRLGVDTVGFGSPPVLASFLFDDLTLTPLGVDLTPGNPAVLEFERRDATNGNRWRLRYFLTVNRGSGTLVRQRLDPDGVWRTLEPNLPNIRRLSVSWQNGEADTILGTQRPLLVQLEAGPSDGNEKFIATSFLTSLGAP from the coding sequence GTGAGGGCCCCCCGCTCCAAAAAAAGTGGGGTGACCCTTGTTGAAATGATGGTGGTCGGTAGCATCCTTATGGTCGTTGTGGTGGGGTTGTCCCTCCTCATAAAACAGTCCGCTCAAGGTTTGTCGTCAACCGACAAAATGATGGGAATTCAGCGTGACCTGCTGCGAGCGCAAGATCGTGTGTTAAGAGATTTTAACTCCAGCGGGCGGGGCTCGTTCATGAACCTTCTACCGAACGCGGGATTTGAAACCTTTGTCTTTGTTCCCCCCACCCAACTCCCTTCGCCCGCACCCTCGCGATGGATCGCTCCCCTCGATGTCATTGATCCCTTGGCGTCACAAAATACCGTCAGTTCCCGAATCATCGCCAACCGTGCGCGGTCCGGGTCCGGGGCGTTGCTGATCACCTCCTTCGGAGCGGAACACCACGTGGACAGCCCGGTCTTCACGGGACTTGAGGAGGGGCAAGTTTATTTAGTCAGTGGGTGGGTTTATAAAGTTCAGGCGGTCGGGGGATTTGAGCGGGAGGGAGGAATCCAAGTTTTGGGGGACGCCGTTTCCATGCCCAGCACGATACGGGTGTCGAGCCGAACGGCCAGCAGAACCTGGGCCCAACTTTCATCAACCTTTACCGCCGTGGCCGGCAGAAATTATGTTATTCGGTTGGGAGTCGACACGGTTGGTTTCGGATCGCCACCCGTGTTAGCGTCATTCTTGTTTGATGACCTAACGCTGACGCCCTTGGGGGTTGACCTAACCCCAGGGAACCCCGCTGTTCTCGAGTTTGAACGCCGGGACGCGACGAACGGGAACCGCTGGCGGCTTCGTTATTTTTTAACGGTCAACCGGGGATCCGGAACGCTGGTTCGCCAACGATTGGATCCGGATGGCGTCTGGCGTACCTTGGAACCGAATCTTCCCAACATTCGGCGTTTATCCGTTTCCTGGCAAAACGGCGAAGCCGATACGATCCTGGGGACTCAGAGGCCTCTCCTTGTTCAGCTGGAGGCAGGACCCTCTGATGGAAATGAAAAATTCATCGCCACCTCTTTCTTAACGTCCTTGGGGGCCCCATGA
- a CDS encoding TolC family protein has translation MKSSQRGIDYLPMRKYMTFIVLLIASGVLAEGHLVSTGPFTLEACYRLALAQSESVGLSEEDIRRGEAQYLQLRSGILPAIGFRATEKIQDVSGVPSGANDTVSHPFRPEAALYVRQPLFAGFREFSALKGQKAEIQARQETVHRAKILLYEDVAGLFYMVADRDREMESLQKLIRYSQDRIQELKKRVAIGRSRESEILSTQSQNANLESRLEVAQGFRRASLAVLNTFLGVDASGIVDDHPEAVLPAPLENYLHRLGQRPDVRAAEERQRAFGHFTVAARRGYSPTLDVAGNYYLKRVGSNKPVDWDVLFTFDAPFYTGGKTRSGVEQAQADERAAGLRVSQTFRAAEGEVRERYQNLLSLLAQVTKLQRSAELAERNYTVQQNEYRLGLVNNLDVLTALNTWQETQLALDTARVAAKNVALRLDLAVGRLPEVHP, from the coding sequence GTGAAATCATCACAAAGAGGGATCGACTATTTGCCCATGCGAAAATACATGACATTCATTGTCCTCCTTATCGCTTCAGGGGTTTTGGCTGAAGGACATCTTGTGTCTACGGGGCCGTTCACGTTGGAGGCCTGCTACCGTTTGGCGCTGGCTCAGAGCGAATCTGTGGGGCTGTCCGAGGAGGACATCCGTCGGGGAGAGGCCCAATACCTGCAATTGCGGTCGGGAATCCTTCCGGCGATTGGTTTTCGGGCGACGGAAAAAATTCAAGATGTTTCGGGAGTTCCGTCCGGAGCCAACGACACGGTTTCCCATCCGTTTCGGCCTGAGGCCGCGCTTTACGTTCGGCAACCCCTTTTTGCGGGGTTCCGGGAATTTTCCGCCCTGAAAGGGCAAAAGGCAGAAATTCAGGCGCGGCAGGAAACGGTCCATCGGGCCAAAATACTTCTCTATGAAGACGTCGCGGGACTCTTCTACATGGTGGCCGATCGCGATCGGGAAATGGAAAGCCTTCAAAAACTCATCCGTTATTCCCAGGATCGTATCCAGGAACTTAAAAAACGGGTGGCCATCGGGCGTTCTCGGGAAAGCGAAATCCTTTCCACCCAATCCCAAAACGCCAACCTGGAATCCCGTTTGGAAGTGGCCCAGGGGTTTCGAAGAGCTTCCCTGGCTGTGCTCAATACCTTTTTGGGGGTTGACGCGTCGGGGATCGTGGACGATCACCCGGAAGCGGTCCTCCCGGCGCCCTTAGAAAACTACCTTCACCGTTTGGGTCAACGGCCTGATGTTCGGGCGGCGGAAGAACGGCAACGGGCTTTCGGTCATTTCACCGTGGCCGCGCGACGGGGCTATTCGCCCACGCTGGATGTGGCTGGCAACTATTACCTCAAACGGGTGGGGTCCAATAAACCCGTGGACTGGGATGTCCTCTTCACATTCGATGCCCCTTTTTACACCGGGGGAAAAACTCGCAGTGGGGTGGAACAAGCCCAAGCGGACGAACGGGCCGCGGGGCTTCGGGTGTCTCAAACTTTCCGTGCAGCGGAAGGCGAGGTGCGCGAACGGTATCAAAACCTGTTAAGCCTCCTCGCCCAGGTCACGAAACTCCAACGATCTGCGGAATTGGCGGAACGTAATTACACCGTCCAGCAAAACGAATACCGTCTTGGTCTCGTGAACAATTTGGATGTGTTGACCGCTTTAAATACCTGGCAGGAAACCCAGTTGGCCTTAGACACGGCCCGTGTGGCGGCAAAAAATGTCGCGCTTCGCTTGGATCTGGCTGTCGGTCGACTTCCCGAGGTTCACCCATGA
- a CDS encoding response regulator, with protein MASKILIAEDDANILGLLSVFLSGLGYEVSLARDGQEALDMVVQIKPDLVIVDVMMPRMNGFKLVNTLAMDRHDIPMPKVIMLTSLADKENVQRGLSVGADVYIPKPFNLEDVAARVSELLGEAPAK; from the coding sequence ATGGCTTCCAAAATCTTGATTGCAGAAGATGACGCCAATATTTTAGGTTTGTTGTCGGTGTTTTTAAGTGGGCTGGGCTATGAGGTTTCTCTGGCGCGGGACGGGCAGGAAGCCCTGGATATGGTGGTCCAAATTAAGCCGGATTTGGTCATTGTGGATGTGATGATGCCCCGGATGAACGGGTTTAAGTTGGTCAACACCTTGGCCATGGACCGCCACGACATTCCGATGCCCAAGGTGATCATGCTGACGTCCCTGGCGGATAAGGAAAATGTCCAGCGGGGTCTTTCCGTTGGGGCGGATGTCTATATTCCGAAACCGTTCAACTTGGAAGACGTGGCCGCGCGGGTCAGTGAACTATTGGGTGAAGCGCCCGCCAAGTAG